Proteins encoded together in one Penicillium digitatum chromosome 1, complete sequence window:
- a CDS encoding Amino acid transporter, putative, which yields MADNGEGSSLNPSRSVPIASSSVRSRSPAPEFGNRKASIARLASPVPSPSLGTSLSSRQGIAASRPVTNISTEQDFSRSIPNPSSIPGPGHSIIASQLQESLGRSPPRFGTPSRHNGSPAVHSTLDNRPLASQYGSFDTKNGADSPGMAPYEDPEVVKRHLVTEHTDNQSETATSLGGGDNFSSLRLQGGDITRQVYRWAEDAEAEAAGRFLRSKSFSVSRPRPEADTEDIDTIRVPGGFRRDYLRRAAGSPHRGSRSTTAAPHGYSAPQLPTTSFLEFLTLYGHFAGEELEEDDEVLGPDEYFSSDTWDEPEEGRESGEDAALLPSETPGRKKRKHKQRSPAGTTTATGAVLLLLKSFVGTGILFLPRAFLNGGMLFSSMVLLGVSILSYYAFILLVNTRMKIEGSFGDIGGILYGKHMRRIILGSIVLSQLGFVAAYIVFVSQNLQAFVLAVSKCATFIDIKYMVLLQLVIFLPLSLIRDISKLGFTALIADVFILLGLLYIYYYDISTLVGQGGISDVISFNPTTWSMFIGTAIFTYEGIGLIIPIQESMKQPNRFPGVLAGVMVVITFIFLSAGALSYAAYGSATKTVILLNLPQDDKFVNVVQFLYSLAILLSTPLQLFPAIRIMENELFTRSGKYNPYIKWKKNGFRFFLVMVCAVIAWCGANDLDKFVSLVGSFACVPLIYVYPPLLHLRACARSKRQVIADIALAVFGAICCVYTTYLTLMSWMGPEVPQSPGYCDSH from the exons ATGGCGGATAATGGAGAGGGCTCGTCCCTAAATCCATCTCGATCTGTGCCGATAGCCTCATCCTCGGTGCGCTCGAGGTCACCCGCACCTGAGTTTGGTAACAGAAAGGCTTCTATAGCACGTCTTGCATCCCCGGTGCCCTCCCCTTCGTTGGGAACATCCTTGTCGTCTAGACAGGGTATTGCGGCCAGCCGACCTGTCACAAATATTAGCACCGAGCAGGATTTTTCCAGGTCCATCCCTAATCCGTCCTCGATTCCCGGACCTGGTCATTCTATAATTGCATCCCAACTCCAAGAAAGCCTTGGTCGCTCGCCGCCGAGATTTGGAACTCCGTCACGACACAACGGATCACCTGCGGTGCATTCGACTCTAGATAACCGACCGTTAGCCTCCCAGTATGGCTCTTTCGACACCAAAAATGGAGCTGACTCCCCTGGCATGGCTCCGTACGAAGACCCTGAAGTTGTCAAGCGACATCTAGTCACAGAACACACAGATAATCAGTCAGAAACTGCGACCAGCCTTGGTGGTGGGGACAACTTCTCGAGTCTTCGGCTTCAGGGCGGTGATATCACACGACAGGTTTACCGTTGGGCGGAGGATGCCGAGGCCGAAGCCGCAGGGCGGTTCTTACGAAGCAAAAGTTTCAGTGTCAGCCGACCAAGGCCAGAGGCTGATACAGAAGACATTGACACAATTCGGGTTCCGGGAGGATTCCGCAGAGATTATCTGCGAAGAGCAGCTGGAAGTCCACACCGCGGAAGTAGGTCAACTACAGCGGCGCCCCACGGATATAGTGCACCTCAACTACCGACAACTAGCTTCTTAGAGTTCCTGACTCTCTATGGACACTTCGCCGGAGAAGAAttggaggaagatgacgaggtGCTAGGGCCGGATGAGTACTTCTCGTCTGATACCTGGGACGAGCCAGAGGAGGGCAGAGAGTCTGGAGAAGACGCAGCGCTATTGCCGTCTGAAACACCGGGTcggaaaaagagaaagcatAAGCAGCGCTCACCGGCAGGGACAACTACTGCAACTGGTGCAGTACTCCTGTTGCTCAAATCCTTTGTGGGTACTGGTATTTTGTTCCTGCCTCGAGCCTTCCTAAATGGTGGTATGCTCTTCAGTAGCATGGTGCTTCTGGGAGTCTCGATTCTAAGTTATTATGCCTTCATTCTTTTGGTCAATACCCGCATGAAGATCGAAGGGTCGTTCGGTGACATCGGTGGTATTCTATACGGCAAGCATATGCGACGCATTATTCTCGGATCCATCGTCCTGAGTCAGCTAGGCTTTGTGGCAGCGTACATCGTCTTCGTCTCGCAAAATTTGCAGGCATTCGTGCTAGCTGTGAGCAAGTGCGCGACATTCATTGACATCAAGTACATGGTTTTGCTGCAGCTTGTCATCTTCCTGCCTCTGTCTTTGATTCGGGATATCAGCAAACTTGGGTTCACCGCTCTGATTGCTGATGTCTTCATTCTTTTGGGTCTACTATATATTTACTATTACGATATCAGCACTCTGGTAGGCCAGGGCGGCATTTCAGACGTCATTTCCTTCAATCCAACCACCTGGTCTATGTTCATTGGTACTGCCATATTCACCTACGAAGGTATCGGTCTCATCATCCCGATTCAAGAATCAATGAAGCAGCCAAACAGGTTCCCTGGTGTATTGGCCGGTGTCATGGTTGTAATCACCTTTATCTTCCTATCTGCCGGTGCCTTGAGTTACGCAGCTTACGGGTCGGCAACAAAGACCGTCATCCTTCTTAATCTTCCCCAGGATGATAAATTTGTCAACGTGGTCCAGTTCCTCTACTCACTTGCTATCCTACTGAGCACTCCGCTGCAGCTCTTCCCTGCTATCCGCATTATGGAAAACGAACTTTTTACTCGCAGTGGCAAGTACAACCCATATatcaagtggaagaagaacgGCTTCCGTTTCTTCCTAGTTATGGTCTGTGCGGTTATCGCTTGGTGTGGTGCAAATGATCTAGACAAGTTCGTTTCGCTGGTTGGAAGCTTTGCTTGTGTTCCATTGATCTACGTGTACCCG CCCCTTCTGCACCTTCGTGCTTGTGCTCGCTCCAAACGCCAGGTGATTGCCGATATAGCTCTTGCTGTCTTCGGCGCCATATGCTGCGTTTATACGACATACCTGACCCTCATGAGCTGGATGGGCCCTGAAGTCCCTCAAAGCCCTGGATACTGTGACTCTCATTGA